ATTGTCTGATTCTAAAACAACTCCTGATAATTGCGCTGTTTATTAGCGATGATAGCGATTACAATCAGAAGTAATTAATTTGGAGGTGTGACCTCATGAAACCATTACGTCAAGATGCTATTATTCAACGTTTATTACTCGTCACCGGGATTTGGCTGATTGTCCAACTCATCCTGCTCCCTTATACCTTGCATCAAAATGATACTGTGTTACTTTTTTCAAGTTTTGCGTTACTCGCCATTATGGTCGGTATCTTAGGACTCGACAGTTATCGCGCTTGGAAACAGCGCTTGAACTGGGCCTTTGCTGGCATTGATCTGCTACTTTTAATTGTCATTGCGAGCTTACTATTATGGTGATCTCGTACTTTCAGTCAATTTGGTAGTGAATCAAAATCCTTTTATCGCTAAAAATCCCGCTAATCACGTAAGGTTTGCAGGATTTTTTAACATATGCCACCTTAGCGATAAACAACAAAAAAACGCCTAACCAATTAGTCAGACGTTCCAAGGGGATCGTACAATCACACGATCGCATCACAATCACCGGTTGGGAGACCAGCTGATTGCTATGGAAAAGCCACTAGTCGTTCTGGGAAGGATTAACTAGTGATCGAGATTTAGATTGTTAAGCGCTACTTGTCAATATAAAATAAAACGAATAAATTGCTATTAACGGCGGTAAGCAACGCTATGTCTAATAGTATAAACACATTTTAAAACTTGACCAGCATCGATTCAACCAGTCTGTCGCGGAATACGACAATTTTCATGAATTGTCTTTCCAACGCAATTGCAGATTGCTGTTTTATCGCCAATGGTAACGGTTAATGCTACAATCAACTTGTTACCATTAATCTATCTTGGAGATGACTTAATGCAATCACAACTTTATCCTTATCTCGCTTTTGAAAACGCTAAGACAGCCATTGCTTACTATCAACGGGTATTTGGTGCCACCGACATTTATCGCCTGAGTCCTACGCCTGAACAAGCGCAGCAATTTGGCCTGCCCGCTGACGCCGACCTCAATAATCTCACCATGCACGCTGGCTTTTCAATTCTAGGAACTAAATTTGAATGTGCGGATGCCTTTCAAGGAACACCTAAACCGTCTGCACAAATTACGCTCATGTTGGATATTAATAGTGAAGATGCGGCTAGTGCCCAAGCAGCCACTGCCTTTTATCAACAGCTCGTTGATTCCGGTGAAGTCACCATTACCATGCCATTTGAAACTCAGTTCTGGGGTGGTAAAATGGGCCAATTCACGGATGCTTTTGGCATTACTTGGATGTTACACACATCGCCTTGGTCAATTGCCGCTGACCATCAACCCTCATAAACCCTTTTAGTAACGCATTTGGCTAACAACCAATTGCGTTTTTTAGTCACTAAAATTCAGCTTATCCCACAAAAAAATTGGCGGTCATTTGCCAAAACTGGAATGACCGCCAATTTCATGTTAACACTTACAAACTAACCCATTTTTGTCTCACGTTAATTAATTACTGTACCGCTTTTTTGACAAATTTATAACCGTACTTATATAACTCTTTTTCAACTTGTTTGGACGTTGTCGTTTGACTCGTTGACCGACTAGCAGCGGTATTGGTACTACTGTTAATTCGGTCGGCACCAGCCACCTGCATGTTCGCATCCGCTTTACCACGTCCGGTGGCATAGTCGAAACTCACACCGGGCTCAACATTCCAAATATAAACATTGAAATTGACACTACCATCCGTTGAAATCGCTTGTGACCAGTAACCACGTGGCATTAATTCATTCCCACGAAAAACCGTAGTCACCCGATAGATGACTTTTTTGCCCTGTTCTAAAGCCGTTCGAACTTGGTTCTCATAAATCTGCATGGTTTGCTGATTAGAATAGGCCGTTTGGGTCGCTAAGTTCTTAGGATTATCCAGGCTCCCCGCTTCACCAGCCTGATATTGCCCATCATTCGTCAAATTAAATGAAATCGTATAGGCAATTAAATGGCCTCGATTTTGCGGGTAAACCCGTTTGCCATTAACCGTAATTGGTTGATTATGCCAACCTGTTGGGCTCCATGTTTGCGCGGTACGGCCCGCAGACTTGCCAAGATTAGCCTGACTTAAATAAGCGGTATCGGTCGTTGTCCGGTTCAATTGATCGAGATTACCATAATCAATCTTTGACTTTTTCCATAAACTTGCTTGCAAGGTGCTTTTACCACTATTAACTTTTATTGCTGCCGCACCACCGGACTGGTAGGTTTGATTTGCTAAGCTGGCATAGGTTCCCGCCACGGTTGAATTCGCCGGCGCACTTGCGGTTGTCGAGTGCGTCGAACTGGTATCACTTGTTAAAGTATCGATTGCCCGACATCCGCTGAGCACTAACATTAGCCCTAAAACGCCCAATAATTGCCACCATCGCTGGCTTCTTTTTCTCATTATACATTCCCGCCCCATCTTTTTTAACTACTGTATCTATGATACCGTATTTTAGATAGGGGAACAAACGTTTTATTAATTATTCTGACTGACGTAATTTTTGCCAATCTGTGCGCAAAATACCGTACTTCAGTGAATCATAATAATGCCCCTGCCAGTAACGCACTTGCGGAATCCGGGCTTCTAAGTTGAGCCCCACCGTAACAGCTAATTGCATCATCCGCTGATTGCCAGACCAAGTGGTTAACCCCAGATGTGGCACGGTCATGGTTGCAAACAAATGATCTAACCATAGGGTCAACGCTTGTCGGCCGACCTGGTGTCCCCAAACTTGCTCATCATAAATAATAATTCCTACCTCTAGCCAACGTTTTAGGTCACCATCGACAAAATGATAATTAACCCCACCAACCAGCGTTCCGTCGACGGTAATAATCCAATTGCGCGGGGTTATCACCCAATCTCTCGGCCCAATGATTGTTTCAAAATCAGTTTGCTGCGGTAATCTATCATGAAAATACGGTCCATTCCACTTTAACCATTCTGCTTGTGGATTACTGAAACCGCGATGCCATAGCTCACTTAGTTCCGTCATTTTAACAGGACGAATCTGTACCTCCGTCATTTTTATCCCTCCTTAATTAAGGTAGGACGACGACTTTACCAAAACTATGTTGACTCGCTAAATAAGTATGAGCCGCTTGAATTTCAGCTAATTTAAACGTTTTGACAGGGCGCACGTCAATCTTTTTCTGGGCAATAACTTGTAACAAAGCATCCAGCCGCGGTTGATCAACATCACCCGAATAAAAACTCGTTAAATAAGCCCCATTAGGAATGCGCATGATTGGATCAAATTGATCTAACGTCCAAACACCGCCTAGTTGACCGGTCGAGCTCACAATCCCACCCGGTTGTAAATGTTGCAACGAATCAGGTACCGTCGCTGGGCCAATTAAATCTAAAACACGGTCGAAACGTTGGTCCGTCGCTAGCTTACCGTCAGTTTCGATAACAACTTCATCAAACCCATGCGCCAACATCAACGCCTTTTTAGACAAGCTCCGACTGCTACCGACCACTTTTAAGTCCGGTTGCATGCCATGGGCTAGCTTAGCAGCACTCACACCGACACCACTAGTCCCGCCCCGGATGAGTAACGATTGCTGCGGCGCTAATCTTAACCCTAACAACGCCCCATAAGCGGTATAAAAAGTTTCGGGAATCGCTGCCAATTCAGCCCAATTTAACGTCGTCGTTACCGGATAAAGTTGCGCATTCGGTACCAACACATAGTCGGCATAACTGCCATCAAAGGCCCGGCCCATTTCGCCCATTATCGAAATTGCCGTCTGCCCGATTGGCAGGTGCGTTGCATCCGTGGTTTCAGCAATCACACCGACCGCTTCAATCCCTAAGATACGTGGGAACTTAACCGATGGTGACTTGCCTTGACGTGTAAATACTTCAGAATGATTAATCCCAAAACCTTTGACCTGCAATAGGGACCAACCAGCCTTTAAAGTTGGCTTGGGTACCTCAGTATAAGTTAAAACTTCCGGCCCACCTGGCTGGCTCACAACGACTGCTTTCATACGACTGCCTCCACTTGTAACTATTTTAGTTACATTAATTATAACGAAAAGTGCGCCAGACGCAAGCCCAACGCACTTTAATTCAGTCATTTAATTCAGATGATGCTTTAAATTCAAACTATGTTGGCGTCGTCGGCCAACGCGAGACTGTCGAAAACCGAACACATTAATGACTAAGCCCAACACCAGTAACCCGAAGGCTAAGCCCATGATGTGATGCAAGCCTGTATATAAAATTACCCGCATTGCTGGTATCAACTGTGCTGGTAACGCTCGTGCACTGGTCGCATCACTCAACTGATTCAACATTGTCATGGTAATTTTACCCTGTGCTTGCCGGACCCCCGTCGTCAACGCTTGATTTAAAACGACACTATAGATAGACGCCATAAAGGTCTGCCCTAGCATCCGCACCAATAGACTAAACGACGTCGCAATCGGGACATCGCGGTGCGCGGCCTGTTGTTGCACACTCACTTGTAAGACCGTAAAACAAATGCCAATTCCGGCCCCTTGAAAGGCACCCGCTAGTAATAACCACCCATAACTCGTGTTGGCACCAGCCATCACTAACAAGCCACACGAGATTAACAAACTAGTAAATCCAATCATCACAATCTTACGTGTCGACCATTTGCGATCTAAGTTGGAACTCCATTGCGCGCCCATAAAGTTCGTAATTGACCCTGGAATCTGGGTTACACCACCAATCACAGCGGTCGTCCCTAACAACCCCTGCGCCCACATTGGCACGTATACGTTGAAGCCCACAAAGAATCCATAAATTAAAAAAAACATCCCAAAGGCCGCCACTAAATACCGATTTTTAAATAAACGACTCGGGATAATCGGATCACTGGCCCGCCGTTCAACCACTAATAAGGCCCCTAATAAGCCGACCGCTAGCATTAGAATCAATCCGACCCCCAAGGGGGCAATTTTACCGATCATTTCAATGCCAACTAGTAAGCTCACTAATCCACTCGTCAAGCACAGTGCGCCTAAATAATCGACTTTCAAATGTGTTGCCGTGAGCTTAGGCGCTTGGTACAACCAATGAATAATTGCAATCGAAGCGAGACCAATCGGCACATTAATATAAAAGACCCAGTGCCAACCAAAGTTATCCACAATAAAGCCACCCACTAAGGGCCCGATAATTGCGGCAGTACTAAAACTGGCAGTGACATAGCCAAATACTTTACCGCGCTTGACCGGATCTTTGTAAATTTCCGCATATATAATATACGGAATCGCAGTCATGCCACCACTGCCGATGCCCATTACGGTCCGGGCAATAATTAGAAAGATAATATTAGGTGCTAACCCTTCCAATAAAGCCCCCAAAACAAAAATCAATGTTGAAATTTGATAGGCTCGTTTATTGCCCACACGTTCACCAAACTTACTCCAGAGTGGCGTGGTTACGGCACCTCCTAATAAAAACACCGCAACAATCCACCCCATGAGCTGAATCCCATGTAGATCACTAATAATTGCTGGTAATGCTGTACTAATAATGGTACTGTCCAAGCCATTCATCGCATTGGACAACAATAATGCAATCGTTACAATCATAACTACCCTTTTTGACACCGAACTGCCTCCCCAAATAAATAAAAAAATAATTCTAAAATAACCGCTTGCTTTTAGATTACACTATTTTGGCGTCAGGAGCCATCACGTTTTCTGAAAATCAGGCGTAAAAAAGTCACCATCCCGGCTGAAGGGACAGTGACTTAACCGACTAAGCGTGTTTAACTCTGAACAAGCTTTACTATAACGCTTGGAACGCGTTTCAGGTCAAGCTAAATTAACCGCTTAAACCCCTAAAGTTAAGCGAGCAGCTCTCGACATCCGCGCAATCGACCAAGCAGGTTCCCAAACCAGGTCAATCGTCACGGTCGTTACGCCAGCGATGGTAACCATCGCCGCAGTAATCCGCTCCGATAAAACTGCCGTTAATGGACAGCCCATCATCGTTAACGTCATGGTCACCACGCAATGGCCTTGCGTATCTGTGGTCACCCCATAAATCAACCCGAGGCTTACTAAATCAACCCCTAATTCAGGATCAATAACAGTCGCCAACTTTGCTAATCCGATCGTTTCAAAACTTTCTACTGACATCTATCCAATCGACCCTTCCATTTCAAAGCTAATCAACCGATTCAATTCGACCGCATATTCCATCGGTAACTGCTTGGTAAACGGTTCTACAAAGCCCATAATAATCATTTCAGTAGCTTTAGCTTCTGAGATGCCCCGACTCATTAAATAATAAAGTTGGGTTTCGGAAACCTTAGACACCTTGGCCTCATGCTCCATCGAAACATTCCCATTAAGAATTTCGTTGTACGGAATCGTATCACTCGACGACTGGTCATCCATAATAATCGTATCGCATTCAACATGCGCAAAGGACCCATCCGAATCACGCCCAAAGCGGACAGTACCACGATAATCGACTGCGCCACCATCTTTGGCAATCGACTTGGAGACAATCGAAGAGGTGGTTTCCGGCGCATTATGCAGCATCCGTGCCCCGGTATCTTGATCCACCTGATGCCCTGCGACCGCAATCGAAAGCATCGTACCGTGTGCCCCGCGGCCATTTAAATAAACGGCGGGATATTTCATAGTGAGCTTCGACCCTAAATTACCATCGACCCATTCCATCGTTGCTTGTTCTAAGGCTTGTGCGCGCTTGGTTTCTAGGCTGTACACGTTGTTAGACCAGTTTTGAATCGTCGTATAGCGACAGGTTGCTCGCGCCAAGACGTTGACTTCCACCACTGCGGCGTGAAGGCTATTCGCATCATAGTTCGGTGCAGTACAGCCTTCTACATAATTCAAACTTGCGCCTTCATCAACAATAATAAGCGTTCGTTCGAATTGACCTGTATTGGCCGCATTAAGTCGAAAATAAGCCTGAATGGGCGTCGTTACTTTGACCCCTTTAGGCACATAGATAAAAGAACCCCCTGACCAAACGGCCGCATTGAGCGCCGCATATTTATTAGCCGTTGGCTTGACCAATTGCCCAAACCACTTTTTAAACAATTCGGGATATTGCTGTAATGCCGTATCAGTATCCGTAAAAATAATCCCCGCTTTTTCAAACTCAGCTTGCATGCGGTGATAGACGACTTCCGATTCATACTGCGCACTGGAACCAGCTAAATAAGCGCGTTCAGCGGCCGGCACGCCTAAACGATCAAAGGTGGCTTTAATCTTAGGCGGGACATCTGACCAGTCCCGGTACGACTGATCGGTCACCTTTTGAAAGTAATGTAAGTGGGCCAAATCTAATCCAGACAAATCTGGTCCAAATGCTGGTTGTGGCATTTTCTGATAAATTTCGTACGCTGCTAACCGTTCTGCCAGCATCCAAGCTGGTTCATGCTTTTCTGCTGAAAGCTGTCGAATGACCGTTGTGTTTAAACCCACACCGGTTGAAAAGACTGGGGTCACATCATCATGGAAGCCATAGTCATAATGATCTACCGTTAACTTATCAGTCATGCGCTGCACCCACTAACTGCGTTAATAATTGGTCAGCGGCATGCCAGGCTAAAGTGGCACACCGAATCCGGGTTGGAAAGGCGGCAACTGTGCCCAGGATTGCGGCATCACCCAAGGCTTGTCGCATAGTTGCGGTAATTGGCGTCCCCGTAATCACCTGTGAAAAGGCAGTGAGTCGTGCTTGAGCCTGAGCCACCGATTGTTGAGCCAAACATACCGTTAACATACTGGCTGACGCTTGTGAGATGGTACAACCGCTACCGGTAAAGCTGATTGCCTGAATCTGATCAGCTTTAATGACTAACTGAACTGTCAACACATCACCACAAGTCGTATTGCGTAAGGTTACGGCTGGCGCCGCTGGTAGTGTTTCCCGATGACGCGGAAACTGCGC
This region of Lactobacillus sp. CBA3605 genomic DNA includes:
- a CDS encoding metal-sulfur cluster assembly factor; its protein translation is MSVESFETIGLAKLATVIDPELGVDLVSLGLIYGVTTDTQGHCVVTMTLTMMGCPLTAVLSERITAAMVTIAGVTTVTIDLVWEPAWSIARMSRAARLTLGV
- a CDS encoding DNA/RNA non-specific endonuclease, producing MRKRSQRWWQLLGVLGLMLVLSGCRAIDTLTSDTSSTHSTTASAPANSTVAGTYASLANQTYQSGGAAAIKVNSGKSTLQASLWKKSKIDYGNLDQLNRTTTDTAYLSQANLGKSAGRTAQTWSPTGWHNQPITVNGKRVYPQNRGHLIAYTISFNLTNDGQYQAGEAGSLDNPKNLATQTAYSNQQTMQIYENQVRTALEQGKKVIYRVTTVFRGNELMPRGYWSQAISTDGSVNFNVYIWNVEPGVSFDYATGRGKADANMQVAGADRINSSTNTAASRSTSQTTTSKQVEKELYKYGYKFVKKAVQ
- a CDS encoding MFS transporter, encoding MSKRVVMIVTIALLLSNAMNGLDSTIISTALPAIISDLHGIQLMGWIVAVFLLGGAVTTPLWSKFGERVGNKRAYQISTLIFVLGALLEGLAPNIIFLIIARTVMGIGSGGMTAIPYIIYAEIYKDPVKRGKVFGYVTASFSTAAIIGPLVGGFIVDNFGWHWVFYINVPIGLASIAIIHWLYQAPKLTATHLKVDYLGALCLTSGLVSLLVGIEMIGKIAPLGVGLILMLAVGLLGALLVVERRASDPIIPSRLFKNRYLVAAFGMFFLIYGFFVGFNVYVPMWAQGLLGTTAVIGGVTQIPGSITNFMGAQWSSNLDRKWSTRKIVMIGFTSLLISCGLLVMAGANTSYGWLLLAGAFQGAGIGICFTVLQVSVQQQAAHRDVPIATSFSLLVRMLGQTFMASIYSVVLNQALTTGVRQAQGKITMTMLNQLSDATSARALPAQLIPAMRVILYTGLHHIMGLAFGLLVLGLVINVFGFRQSRVGRRRQHSLNLKHHLN
- a CDS encoding VOC family protein; amino-acid sequence: MQSQLYPYLAFENAKTAIAYYQRVFGATDIYRLSPTPEQAQQFGLPADADLNNLTMHAGFSILGTKFECADAFQGTPKPSAQITLMLDINSEDAASAQAATAFYQQLVDSGEVTITMPFETQFWGGKMGQFTDAFGITWMLHTSPWSIAADHQPS
- a CDS encoding GNAT family N-acetyltransferase, which encodes MTEVQIRPVKMTELSELWHRGFSNPQAEWLKWNGPYFHDRLPQQTDFETIIGPRDWVITPRNWIITVDGTLVGGVNYHFVDGDLKRWLEVGIIIYDEQVWGHQVGRQALTLWLDHLFATMTVPHLGLTTWSGNQRMMQLAVTVGLNLEARIPQVRYWQGHYYDSLKYGILRTDWQKLRQSE
- the sufU gene encoding Fe-S cluster assembly sulfur transfer protein SufU, whose product is MTVLKLTDLYQTVVLEHAQFPRHRETLPAAPAVTLRNTTCGDVLTVQLVIKADQIQAISFTGSGCTISQASASMLTVCLAQQSVAQAQARLTAFSQVITGTPITATMRQALGDAAILGTVAAFPTRIRCATLAWHAADQLLTQLVGAAHD
- the sufB gene encoding Fe-S cluster assembly protein SufB, with amino-acid sequence MTDKLTVDHYDYGFHDDVTPVFSTGVGLNTTVIRQLSAEKHEPAWMLAERLAAYEIYQKMPQPAFGPDLSGLDLAHLHYFQKVTDQSYRDWSDVPPKIKATFDRLGVPAAERAYLAGSSAQYESEVVYHRMQAEFEKAGIIFTDTDTALQQYPELFKKWFGQLVKPTANKYAALNAAVWSGGSFIYVPKGVKVTTPIQAYFRLNAANTGQFERTLIIVDEGASLNYVEGCTAPNYDANSLHAAVVEVNVLARATCRYTTIQNWSNNVYSLETKRAQALEQATMEWVDGNLGSKLTMKYPAVYLNGRGAHGTMLSIAVAGHQVDQDTGARMLHNAPETTSSIVSKSIAKDGGAVDYRGTVRFGRDSDGSFAHVECDTIIMDDQSSSDTIPYNEILNGNVSMEHEAKVSKVSETQLYYLMSRGISEAKATEMIIMGFVEPFTKQLPMEYAVELNRLISFEMEGSIG
- a CDS encoding zinc-binding dehydrogenase; translated protein: MKAVVVSQPGGPEVLTYTEVPKPTLKAGWSLLQVKGFGINHSEVFTRQGKSPSVKFPRILGIEAVGVIAETTDATHLPIGQTAISIMGEMGRAFDGSYADYVLVPNAQLYPVTTTLNWAELAAIPETFYTAYGALLGLRLAPQQSLLIRGGTSGVGVSAAKLAHGMQPDLKVVGSSRSLSKKALMLAHGFDEVVIETDGKLATDQRFDRVLDLIGPATVPDSLQHLQPGGIVSSTGQLGGVWTLDQFDPIMRIPNGAYLTSFYSGDVDQPRLDALLQVIAQKKIDVRPVKTFKLAEIQAAHTYLASQHSFGKVVVLP